Below is a window of Fervidobacterium pennivorans DSM 9078 DNA.
CGAGGCACAGCAGCAAAAAAAGGTAGAAGTAACCATATGACATACGGTATGTTAAAACTGACGTGAGCCAAGATTATGCCTGTCAATGTGTCTCTCAGTCTTAAATAGTTAAACATAACGTAAAGTGGTATAACAAGCGATATTTGTGGAATCATTCTGAAACCAAGAAAAGTATATGCTATTGCTTCTTTGAACTTAAATACGTACCTTGTAAGTCCATAAGATGCCATCGCACCAACGATGATAGAAATCATCGTTGAGCTTGCACCAACAACAAGACTGTTCTTCAAACTATTTAAAAAGTCACTGTTTGAAAGTACCTCTTTGTAGCTTTGAAGTGTTGGTTTAAAGTAAAAAGGTCCACGAGCCCAAATATCAATGTCCCTTTTAAACCCACTGGTAATAACGACTATTATAGGCATCAATTCAACTATTAAAACGGTCAATGAAACAATAAAAATAAGAGATGAAATGACTGTTTTCGTTCTTTTTCTCGCTCTTCTCCTTCCATCTGTTCTCATCCACGCTCACCTTCAAACTGAATATTCCGTCGCACGATAAAGAAAGATATTGTTAGCGCAAGAACAAGCAAAACAACACCCATCGCAGCAGCATATCCTATGTTGAAAAATTCAAATGCTTGCTTATTGATATAAAGTGACAGCAACATCGTCGCGTTTCCAGGTCCTCCGCCGGTCATAACGTAAACTTCGGAAAATATCCTCAGTGCATCGACCAACCTAAGTAAAAATGCTGTCGCTATAGTTGACCTAAGCTGAGGCAAGATAATTTTAAACACCCTGGTCCAAAACCGAGCGCCATCGATTTCTGCGGCTTCAATAATTTCCCTTGGTAGTCCAGTCAGTCCAGCATATATGAACATAAACATAAATGGCCACATACGCCAGACATCCTGAACCACCACCATTCCATAAGCAAAATCAGGTTCCGCAAGCCACGCCTTTACACCAAAACCAAGTTTTTCCAAAATGAAGCTTATGATACCGTATTCTGGTTGTAACATCAAACGCCAAGTTAAACCGGAAATAACAGGAAGAATAAAAACAGGGAGCAAAAGTAACGACCTAACCAAAGTATAGAATTTCCCGTCTCGGTTCAGCAGTAGCGCCACGAAAAAGCCTATAATCGTTTCTATTGGTAGTGCAATGACAACAAAACCAAACTGAAGCCAAAGCGAATGCAAAAATTCTTTATCTTTAAACAGCCGAATAAAATTCCCAAACCCTATAAACTTTCTTTCCGCGGTGTGAAACAGGTTCCAGTCAAATGTTGACATGTAAATGGAATATATCACCGGAAATACAAGAATAGCAAAAACTATTACCAAGGCAGGAATGATGAAGAACCAATGGGGGCTTGAGCCCCCACTTTTCTTGGTCTTACTACTTACCAACAAGCTCGTTGAGCTCATCTTTCATCTTCCTCACAGCTTCTTCTGCCGTCATCTTTCCGCTTATTGCCGCCAGCCAATAGTTCCTGATTATCTGGGAAGCTTCGGGATATTTTGTAAACCTTGGTCTGGCGACAGCATTCTTCATAGAATCAAAAATAGCCTTAAACCAAGGTCTTTCCTTGTTGTAATTCGGGTTGAGCAGTAAATCGGACCTGGCCGGAGTGAAACCTTTTGGGATGAGTTTTTGCCCTGTTTGATATGAAGCCCACCAGTAAGCAAACTCTGCCGCCGCTTCTTTGTTC
It encodes the following:
- a CDS encoding carbohydrate ABC transporter permease produces the protein MRTDGRRRARKRTKTVISSLIFIVSLTVLIVELMPIIVVITSGFKRDIDIWARGPFYFKPTLQSYKEVLSNSDFLNSLKNSLVVGASSTMISIIVGAMASYGLTRYVFKFKEAIAYTFLGFRMIPQISLVIPLYVMFNYLRLRDTLTGIILAHVSFNIPYVIWLLLPFFAAVPRDYEEAARVDGATEKQIFWRVFFPLVSPGLVVASVFAFLMSWNEFLYALILTSVNARTAPVAVNGFLGQYAPRWGQLTAAGTIMLIPVFVITLSLQRYIIKGLISGGIKG
- a CDS encoding carbohydrate ABC transporter permease, giving the protein MSSTSLLVSSKTKKSGGSSPHWFFIIPALVIVFAILVFPVIYSIYMSTFDWNLFHTAERKFIGFGNFIRLFKDKEFLHSLWLQFGFVVIALPIETIIGFFVALLLNRDGKFYTLVRSLLLLPVFILPVISGLTWRLMLQPEYGIISFILEKLGFGVKAWLAEPDFAYGMVVVQDVWRMWPFMFMFIYAGLTGLPREIIEAAEIDGARFWTRVFKIILPQLRSTIATAFLLRLVDALRIFSEVYVMTGGGPGNATMLLSLYINKQAFEFFNIGYAAAMGVVLLVLALTISFFIVRRNIQFEGERG